A single Macaca mulatta isolate MMU2019108-1 chromosome 11, T2T-MMU8v2.0, whole genome shotgun sequence DNA region contains:
- the PAN2 gene encoding PAN2-PAN3 deadenylation complex catalytic subunit PAN2 isoform X5: protein MARGGLIIFDYLLDENEDMHSLLLTDSSTLLIGGLQNHILEIDLNTVQETQKYAVETPGVTIMRQTNRFFFCGHTSGKVSLRDLRTFKVEHEFDAFSGSLSDFDVHGNLLAACGFSSRLTGLACDRFLKVYDLRMMRAITPLQVHVDPAFLRFIPTYTSRLAIISQSGQCQFCEPTGLANPADIFHVNPVGPLLMTFDVSASKQALAFGDSEGCVHLWTDSPEPSFNPYSRETEFALPCLVDSLPPLDWSQDLLPLSLIPVPLTTDTLLSDWPAANSAPAPRRAPPVDAEILRTMKKVGFIGYAPNPRTKLRNQIPYRLKESDSEFDSFSQVTESPVGREEEPHLHVSKKYRKVTIKYSKLGLEDFDFKHYNKTLFAGLEPHIPNAYCNCMIQVLYFLEPVRCLIQNHLCQKEFCLACELGFLFHMLDLSRGDPCQGSNFLRAFRTIPEASALGLILADSDEASGKGNLARLIQRWNRFILTQLHQDMQELEVPQAYRGAGGSSFCSSGDSVIGQLFSCEMENCSLCRCGSETVRASSTLLFTLSYPDDKTGKNYDFAQVLKRSICLDQNTQAWCDNCEKYQPTIQTRNIRHLPDILVINCEVNSSKEADFWRMQAEVAFKMAVKKHGGEISKNKEFALADWKELGSPEGVLVCPSIEELKNVWLPFSIRMKMTRNKGLDVCNWTDGDEMQWGPARAEEEHGVYVYDLMATVVHILDSRTGGSLVAHIKVGETYHQRKEGVTHQQWYLFNDFLIEPIDKHEAVQFDMNWKVPAILYYVKRNLNSRYNLNIKNPIEASVLLAEASLARKQRKTHTTFIPLMLNEMPQIGDLVGLDAEFVTLNEEEAELRSDGTKSTIKPSQMSVARITCVRGQGPNEGIPFIDDYISTQEQVVDYLTQYSGIKPGDLDAKISSKHLTTLKSTYLKLRFLIDIGVKFVGHGLQKDFRVINLMVPKDQVLDTVYLFHMPRKRMISLRFLAWYFLDLKIQGETHDSIEDARTALQLYRKYLELSKNGTEPESFHKVLKGLYEKGRKMDWKVPEPEGQTSPKNAAVFSSVLAL from the exons ATGGCCCGTGGGGGCCTCATTATATTTGATTACCT GCTAGATGAGAATGAGGATATGCACAGTCTCCTACTGACTGACAGCAGCACTCTACTCATTGGTGGGCTGCAGAATCACATACTAGAGATTGATCTTAACACTGTCCAGGAGACTCAGAAG TATGCAGTAGAGACGCCGGGAGTCACCATCATGAGACAGACAAATCGCTTCTTCTTCTGCGGCCACACGTCTGGCAAG gtttCCCTGAGAGATCTCCGTACTTTTAAGGTGGAACATGAGTTTGATGCATTCTCAGGAAGTCTTTCAGATTTTGATGTGCATGGCAACCTGCTAGCTGCCTGCGGCTTCTCCAGCCGCCTCACTGGCCTGGCCTGCGACCGTTTCCTCAAGGTGTATGATTTGCGCATGATGCGTGCCATCACACCACTTCAAGTACATGTGGATCCTGCCTTCTTGCGCTTCATTCCTACATATACTTCTCGTCTTGCTATCATCTCTCAGTCAG GGCAGTGCCAGTTCTGTGAACCCACAGGCCTAGCCAACCCAGCAGATATCTTTCATGTGAATCCTGTGGGGCCTCTGCTAATGACATTTGACGTGTCAGCCAGCAAGCAGGCCCTGGCGTTTGGGGATTCTGAGGGCTGTGTGCACCTCTGGACTGATTCCCCGGAGCCTTCCTTCAACCCCTACTCCCGTGAGACTGAGTTTGCTTTGCCGTGTCTCGTGGACTCACTGCCTCCTCTGGACTGGAGCCAGGACCTGCTGCCTCTTTCCCTCATCCCTGTCCCACTCACCACTGACACACTTCTCTCTGATTGGCCTGCTGCCAACTctgctccagctcccag GCGAGCACCACCTGTGGATGCAGAGATTCTGCGCACCATGAAGAAGGTGGGCTTCATTGGCTATGCGCCCAATCCTCGCACCAAGCTGCGCAATCAG ATACCTTACAGACTCAAGGAGTCAGACAGTGAATTTGACAGCTTCAGCCAGGTCACTGAGTCACCAGTAGGACGAGAAGAGGAGCCACATCTCCACGTTTCTAAGAAATACCGCAAG GTGACCATCAAATATTCCAAGCTAGGGCTGGAGGACTTTGACTTCAAACACTACAATAAGACCTTGTTTGCTGGATTAGAGCCCCACATCCCCAACGCCTACTGTAACTGCATGATCCAG GTGCTCTATTTCCTGGAGCCTGTACGCTGTCTAATTCAAAACCACCTTTGCCAGAAGGAGTTCTGTTTGGCATGTGAGCTGGGCTTCCTCTTTCACATGTTGGACCTCTCTCGTGGTGACCCTTGCCAG GGCAGTAATTTTCTTCGGGCATTCCGTACTATTCCTGAGGCCTCAGCCCTTGGTCTGATCCTGGCTGACTCAGATGAGGCTTCAGGCAAGGGCAATCTGGCCAGGCTCATTCAGAGGTGGAATCGCTTCATTCTCACTCAACTGCATCAAGATATGCAGGAGCTGGAAGTACCACAGGCTTATCGAGGTGCTGGAGGCAG CAGCTTTTGCTCATCGGGGGACTCTGTTATTGGGCAGCTCTTCAGCTGTGAGATGGAGAACTGCAGCCTCTGCCGCTGTGGCAGCGAGACCGTGCGAGCCTCATCCACCCTGCTTTTCACACTCTCCTACCCTGATG ATAAAACTGGGAAGAACTATGACTTTGCTCAGGTGCTGAAGCGAAGCATCTGCCTGGACCAGAATACACAGGCCTGGTGTGACAACTGTGAAAAGTACCAGCCCACG ATTCAGACCCGCAACATCCGCCATCTGCCAGATATTCTTGTCATCAATTGTGAGGTGAACAGCTCAAAAGAGGCTGATTTCTGGAGAATGCAGGCTGAG GTTGCCTTCAAGATGGCAGTAAAGAAACATGGTGGGGAAATCTCCAAGAACAAGGAGTTTGCTTTGGCTGATTG GAAGGAACTAGGGAGTCCAGAGGGTGTGCTGGTATGTCCCTCCATTGAGGAGTTGAAGAATGTCTGGCTTCCTTTCTCCATTCGCATGAAGATGACCAGGAACAAAGGGCTGGATGTTTGCAATTGGACTGATGGGGATGAGATGCAG TGGGGCCCAGCCAGGGCAGAGGAGGAGCATGGTGTCTATGTGTATGACCTGATGGCTACTGTGGTACACATCCTGGACTCACGCACAGGGGGcagcctggtggctcacatcaAAGTTGGAGAGACCTACCACCAGCGCAAGGAG GGCGTTACTCACCAGCAGTGGTATCTGTTCAATGACTTTCTTATTGAACCTATTGATAAG CATGAAGCTGTGCAGTTTGACATGAATTGGAAAGTACCTGCAATCCTTTATTATGTCAAACGGAATCTCAATTCCAGATACAACTTGAACA TCAAGAACCCTATTGAGGCAAGTGTCTTGCTGGCTGAAGCCTCGCTGGCACGGAAGCAGCGGAAAACACATACTACCTTTATTCCACTGATGCTGAATGAGATGCCACAGATTGGGGACCTGGTGGGTCTGGATGCTGAGTTTGTCACCCTTAATGAG GAGGAAGCAGAGTTACGCAGTGATGGTACCAAGTCTACCATTAAACCAAGTCAGATGTCAGTAGCCAGGATTACCTGTGTCCGGGGCCAGGGACCTAATGAGGGTATCCCCTTCATTGATGACTACATCTCTACCCAGGAGCAG GTGGTGGATTACTTGACTCAATACTCGGGTATAAAGCCTGGTGACCTCGATGCCAAAATTTCCTCCAAGCACCTAACAACTCTCAAGTCTACCTACTTAAAGCTTCGTTTTCTCATTGACATTGGAGTCAAGTTTGTGGGTCATGGCCTGCAGAAGGACTTCCGGGTCATCAACCTGATG GTGCCCAAGGACCAAGTCCTTGATACTGTCTACCTGTTCCACATGCCCCGAAAACGAATGATTTCCCTGCGATTCCTTGCTTGGTACTTTCTGG ACCTGAAGATTCAAGGGGAAACCCATGACAGTATTGAGGATGCACGCACAGCCCTTCAGCTCTACCGAAAGTATCTGGAGCTAAGCAAAAATGGCACTGAGCCTGAGTCTTTCCACAAGGTGCTCAAGGGTCTTTATGAGAAGGGCCGAAAGATGGACTGGAAGGTGCCTGAGCCTGAGGGCCAAACAAGTCCCAAGA ATGCAGCTGTCTTCTCCTCAGTGCTGGCGCTCTGA
- the PAN2 gene encoding PAN2-PAN3 deadenylation complex catalytic subunit PAN2 isoform X4 has product MNFEGLDPGLAEYAPAMHSALDPVLDAHLNPSLLQNVELDPEGVALEALPVQESVHIMEGVYSELHSVVAEVGVPVSVSHFDLHEEMLWVGSHGVSLRDLRTFKVEHEFDAFSGSLSDFDVHGNLLAACGFSSRLTGLACDRFLKVYDLRMMRAITPLQVHVDPAFLRFIPTYTSRLAIISQSGQCQFCEPTGLANPADIFHVNPVGPLLMTFDVSASKQALAFGDSEGCVHLWTDSPEPSFNPYSRETEFALPCLVDSLPPLDWSQDLLPLSLIPVPLTTDTLLSDWPAANSAPAPRRAPPVDAEILRTMKKVGFIGYAPNPRTKLRNQIPYRLKESDSEFDSFSQVTESPVGREEEPHLHVSKKYRKVTIKYSKLGLEDFDFKHYNKTLFAGLEPHIPNAYCNCMIQVLYFLEPVRCLIQNHLCQKEFCLACELGFLFHMLDLSRGDPCQGSNFLRAFRTIPEASALGLILADSDEASGKGNLARLIQRWNRFILTQLHQDMQELEVPQAYRGAGGSFCSSGDSVIGQLFSCEMENCSLCRCGSETVRASSTLLFTLSYPDDKTGKNYDFAQVLKRSICLDQNTQAWCDNCEKYQPTIQTRNIRHLPDILVINCEVNSSKEADFWRMQAEVAFKMAVKKHGGEISKNKEFALADWKELGSPEGVLVCPSIEELKNVWLPFSIRMKMTRNKGLDVCNWTDGDEMQWGPARAEEEHGVYVYDLMATVVHILDSRTGGSLVAHIKVGETYHQRKEGVTHQQWYLFNDFLIEPIDKHEAVQFDMNWKVPAILYYVKRNLNSRYNLNIKNPIEASVLLAEASLARKQRKTHTTFIPLMLNEMPQIGDLVGLDAEFVTLNEEEAELRSDGTKSTIKPSQMSVARITCVRGQGPNEGIPFIDDYISTQEQVVDYLTQYSGIKPGDLDAKISSKHLTTLKSTYLKLRFLIDIGVKFVGHGLQKDFRVINLMVPKDQVLDTVYLFHMPRKRMISLRFLAWYFLDLKIQGETHDSIEDARTALQLYRKYLELSKNGTEPESFHKVLKGLYEKGRKMDWKVPEPEGQTSPKNAAVFSSVLAL; this is encoded by the exons gtttCCCTGAGAGATCTCCGTACTTTTAAGGTGGAACATGAGTTTGATGCATTCTCAGGAAGTCTTTCAGATTTTGATGTGCATGGCAACCTGCTAGCTGCCTGCGGCTTCTCCAGCCGCCTCACTGGCCTGGCCTGCGACCGTTTCCTCAAGGTGTATGATTTGCGCATGATGCGTGCCATCACACCACTTCAAGTACATGTGGATCCTGCCTTCTTGCGCTTCATTCCTACATATACTTCTCGTCTTGCTATCATCTCTCAGTCAG GGCAGTGCCAGTTCTGTGAACCCACAGGCCTAGCCAACCCAGCAGATATCTTTCATGTGAATCCTGTGGGGCCTCTGCTAATGACATTTGACGTGTCAGCCAGCAAGCAGGCCCTGGCGTTTGGGGATTCTGAGGGCTGTGTGCACCTCTGGACTGATTCCCCGGAGCCTTCCTTCAACCCCTACTCCCGTGAGACTGAGTTTGCTTTGCCGTGTCTCGTGGACTCACTGCCTCCTCTGGACTGGAGCCAGGACCTGCTGCCTCTTTCCCTCATCCCTGTCCCACTCACCACTGACACACTTCTCTCTGATTGGCCTGCTGCCAACTctgctccagctcccag GCGAGCACCACCTGTGGATGCAGAGATTCTGCGCACCATGAAGAAGGTGGGCTTCATTGGCTATGCGCCCAATCCTCGCACCAAGCTGCGCAATCAG ATACCTTACAGACTCAAGGAGTCAGACAGTGAATTTGACAGCTTCAGCCAGGTCACTGAGTCACCAGTAGGACGAGAAGAGGAGCCACATCTCCACGTTTCTAAGAAATACCGCAAG GTGACCATCAAATATTCCAAGCTAGGGCTGGAGGACTTTGACTTCAAACACTACAATAAGACCTTGTTTGCTGGATTAGAGCCCCACATCCCCAACGCCTACTGTAACTGCATGATCCAG GTGCTCTATTTCCTGGAGCCTGTACGCTGTCTAATTCAAAACCACCTTTGCCAGAAGGAGTTCTGTTTGGCATGTGAGCTGGGCTTCCTCTTTCACATGTTGGACCTCTCTCGTGGTGACCCTTGCCAG GGCAGTAATTTTCTTCGGGCATTCCGTACTATTCCTGAGGCCTCAGCCCTTGGTCTGATCCTGGCTGACTCAGATGAGGCTTCAGGCAAGGGCAATCTGGCCAGGCTCATTCAGAGGTGGAATCGCTTCATTCTCACTCAACTGCATCAAGATATGCAGGAGCTGGAAGTACCACAGGCTTATCGAGGTGCTGGAGGCAG CTTTTGCTCATCGGGGGACTCTGTTATTGGGCAGCTCTTCAGCTGTGAGATGGAGAACTGCAGCCTCTGCCGCTGTGGCAGCGAGACCGTGCGAGCCTCATCCACCCTGCTTTTCACACTCTCCTACCCTGATG ATAAAACTGGGAAGAACTATGACTTTGCTCAGGTGCTGAAGCGAAGCATCTGCCTGGACCAGAATACACAGGCCTGGTGTGACAACTGTGAAAAGTACCAGCCCACG ATTCAGACCCGCAACATCCGCCATCTGCCAGATATTCTTGTCATCAATTGTGAGGTGAACAGCTCAAAAGAGGCTGATTTCTGGAGAATGCAGGCTGAG GTTGCCTTCAAGATGGCAGTAAAGAAACATGGTGGGGAAATCTCCAAGAACAAGGAGTTTGCTTTGGCTGATTG GAAGGAACTAGGGAGTCCAGAGGGTGTGCTGGTATGTCCCTCCATTGAGGAGTTGAAGAATGTCTGGCTTCCTTTCTCCATTCGCATGAAGATGACCAGGAACAAAGGGCTGGATGTTTGCAATTGGACTGATGGGGATGAGATGCAG TGGGGCCCAGCCAGGGCAGAGGAGGAGCATGGTGTCTATGTGTATGACCTGATGGCTACTGTGGTACACATCCTGGACTCACGCACAGGGGGcagcctggtggctcacatcaAAGTTGGAGAGACCTACCACCAGCGCAAGGAG GGCGTTACTCACCAGCAGTGGTATCTGTTCAATGACTTTCTTATTGAACCTATTGATAAG CATGAAGCTGTGCAGTTTGACATGAATTGGAAAGTACCTGCAATCCTTTATTATGTCAAACGGAATCTCAATTCCAGATACAACTTGAACA TCAAGAACCCTATTGAGGCAAGTGTCTTGCTGGCTGAAGCCTCGCTGGCACGGAAGCAGCGGAAAACACATACTACCTTTATTCCACTGATGCTGAATGAGATGCCACAGATTGGGGACCTGGTGGGTCTGGATGCTGAGTTTGTCACCCTTAATGAG GAGGAAGCAGAGTTACGCAGTGATGGTACCAAGTCTACCATTAAACCAAGTCAGATGTCAGTAGCCAGGATTACCTGTGTCCGGGGCCAGGGACCTAATGAGGGTATCCCCTTCATTGATGACTACATCTCTACCCAGGAGCAG GTGGTGGATTACTTGACTCAATACTCGGGTATAAAGCCTGGTGACCTCGATGCCAAAATTTCCTCCAAGCACCTAACAACTCTCAAGTCTACCTACTTAAAGCTTCGTTTTCTCATTGACATTGGAGTCAAGTTTGTGGGTCATGGCCTGCAGAAGGACTTCCGGGTCATCAACCTGATG GTGCCCAAGGACCAAGTCCTTGATACTGTCTACCTGTTCCACATGCCCCGAAAACGAATGATTTCCCTGCGATTCCTTGCTTGGTACTTTCTGG ACCTGAAGATTCAAGGGGAAACCCATGACAGTATTGAGGATGCACGCACAGCCCTTCAGCTCTACCGAAAGTATCTGGAGCTAAGCAAAAATGGCACTGAGCCTGAGTCTTTCCACAAGGTGCTCAAGGGTCTTTATGAGAAGGGCCGAAAGATGGACTGGAAGGTGCCTGAGCCTGAGGGCCAAACAAGTCCCAAGA ATGCAGCTGTCTTCTCCTCAGTGCTGGCGCTCTGA
- the PAN2 gene encoding PAN2-PAN3 deadenylation complex catalytic subunit PAN2 isoform X3, which translates to MNFEGLDPGLAEYAPAMHSALDPVLDAHLNPSLLQNVELDPEGVALEALPVQESVHIMEGVYSELHSVVAEVGVPVSVSHFDLHEEMLWVGSHGVSLRDLRTFKVEHEFDAFSGSLSDFDVHGNLLAACGFSSRLTGLACDRFLKVYDLRMMRAITPLQVHVDPAFLRFIPTYTSRLAIISQSGQCQFCEPTGLANPADIFHVNPVGPLLMTFDVSASKQALAFGDSEGCVHLWTDSPEPSFNPYSRETEFALPCLVDSLPPLDWSQDLLPLSLIPVPLTTDTLLSDWPAANSAPAPRRAPPVDAEILRTMKKVGFIGYAPNPRTKLRNQIPYRLKESDSEFDSFSQVTESPVGREEEPHLHVSKKYRKVTIKYSKLGLEDFDFKHYNKTLFAGLEPHIPNAYCNCMIQVLYFLEPVRCLIQNHLCQKEFCLACELGFLFHMLDLSRGDPCQGSNFLRAFRTIPEASALGLILADSDEASGKGNLARLIQRWNRFILTQLHQDMQELEVPQAYRGAGGSSFCSSGDSVIGQLFSCEMENCSLCRCGSETVRASSTLLFTLSYPDDKTGKNYDFAQVLKRSICLDQNTQAWCDNCEKYQPTIQTRNIRHLPDILVINCEVNSSKEADFWRMQAEVAFKMAVKKHGGEISKNKEFALADWKELGSPEGVLVCPSIEELKNVWLPFSIRMKMTRNKGLDVCNWTDGDEMQWGPARAEEEHGVYVYDLMATVVHILDSRTGGSLVAHIKVGETYHQRKEGVTHQQWYLFNDFLIEPIDKHEAVQFDMNWKVPAILYYVKRNLNSRYNLNIKNPIEASVLLAEASLARKQRKTHTTFIPLMLNEMPQIGDLVGLDAEFVTLNEEEAELRSDGTKSTIKPSQMSVARITCVRGQGPNEGIPFIDDYISTQEQVVDYLTQYSGIKPGDLDAKISSKHLTTLKSTYLKLRFLIDIGVKFVGHGLQKDFRVINLMVPKDQVLDTVYLFHMPRKRMISLRFLAWYFLDLKIQGETHDSIEDARTALQLYRKYLELSKNGTEPESFHKVLKGLYEKGRKMDWKVPEPEGQTSPKNAAVFSSVLAL; encoded by the exons gtttCCCTGAGAGATCTCCGTACTTTTAAGGTGGAACATGAGTTTGATGCATTCTCAGGAAGTCTTTCAGATTTTGATGTGCATGGCAACCTGCTAGCTGCCTGCGGCTTCTCCAGCCGCCTCACTGGCCTGGCCTGCGACCGTTTCCTCAAGGTGTATGATTTGCGCATGATGCGTGCCATCACACCACTTCAAGTACATGTGGATCCTGCCTTCTTGCGCTTCATTCCTACATATACTTCTCGTCTTGCTATCATCTCTCAGTCAG GGCAGTGCCAGTTCTGTGAACCCACAGGCCTAGCCAACCCAGCAGATATCTTTCATGTGAATCCTGTGGGGCCTCTGCTAATGACATTTGACGTGTCAGCCAGCAAGCAGGCCCTGGCGTTTGGGGATTCTGAGGGCTGTGTGCACCTCTGGACTGATTCCCCGGAGCCTTCCTTCAACCCCTACTCCCGTGAGACTGAGTTTGCTTTGCCGTGTCTCGTGGACTCACTGCCTCCTCTGGACTGGAGCCAGGACCTGCTGCCTCTTTCCCTCATCCCTGTCCCACTCACCACTGACACACTTCTCTCTGATTGGCCTGCTGCCAACTctgctccagctcccag GCGAGCACCACCTGTGGATGCAGAGATTCTGCGCACCATGAAGAAGGTGGGCTTCATTGGCTATGCGCCCAATCCTCGCACCAAGCTGCGCAATCAG ATACCTTACAGACTCAAGGAGTCAGACAGTGAATTTGACAGCTTCAGCCAGGTCACTGAGTCACCAGTAGGACGAGAAGAGGAGCCACATCTCCACGTTTCTAAGAAATACCGCAAG GTGACCATCAAATATTCCAAGCTAGGGCTGGAGGACTTTGACTTCAAACACTACAATAAGACCTTGTTTGCTGGATTAGAGCCCCACATCCCCAACGCCTACTGTAACTGCATGATCCAG GTGCTCTATTTCCTGGAGCCTGTACGCTGTCTAATTCAAAACCACCTTTGCCAGAAGGAGTTCTGTTTGGCATGTGAGCTGGGCTTCCTCTTTCACATGTTGGACCTCTCTCGTGGTGACCCTTGCCAG GGCAGTAATTTTCTTCGGGCATTCCGTACTATTCCTGAGGCCTCAGCCCTTGGTCTGATCCTGGCTGACTCAGATGAGGCTTCAGGCAAGGGCAATCTGGCCAGGCTCATTCAGAGGTGGAATCGCTTCATTCTCACTCAACTGCATCAAGATATGCAGGAGCTGGAAGTACCACAGGCTTATCGAGGTGCTGGAGGCAG CAGCTTTTGCTCATCGGGGGACTCTGTTATTGGGCAGCTCTTCAGCTGTGAGATGGAGAACTGCAGCCTCTGCCGCTGTGGCAGCGAGACCGTGCGAGCCTCATCCACCCTGCTTTTCACACTCTCCTACCCTGATG ATAAAACTGGGAAGAACTATGACTTTGCTCAGGTGCTGAAGCGAAGCATCTGCCTGGACCAGAATACACAGGCCTGGTGTGACAACTGTGAAAAGTACCAGCCCACG ATTCAGACCCGCAACATCCGCCATCTGCCAGATATTCTTGTCATCAATTGTGAGGTGAACAGCTCAAAAGAGGCTGATTTCTGGAGAATGCAGGCTGAG GTTGCCTTCAAGATGGCAGTAAAGAAACATGGTGGGGAAATCTCCAAGAACAAGGAGTTTGCTTTGGCTGATTG GAAGGAACTAGGGAGTCCAGAGGGTGTGCTGGTATGTCCCTCCATTGAGGAGTTGAAGAATGTCTGGCTTCCTTTCTCCATTCGCATGAAGATGACCAGGAACAAAGGGCTGGATGTTTGCAATTGGACTGATGGGGATGAGATGCAG TGGGGCCCAGCCAGGGCAGAGGAGGAGCATGGTGTCTATGTGTATGACCTGATGGCTACTGTGGTACACATCCTGGACTCACGCACAGGGGGcagcctggtggctcacatcaAAGTTGGAGAGACCTACCACCAGCGCAAGGAG GGCGTTACTCACCAGCAGTGGTATCTGTTCAATGACTTTCTTATTGAACCTATTGATAAG CATGAAGCTGTGCAGTTTGACATGAATTGGAAAGTACCTGCAATCCTTTATTATGTCAAACGGAATCTCAATTCCAGATACAACTTGAACA TCAAGAACCCTATTGAGGCAAGTGTCTTGCTGGCTGAAGCCTCGCTGGCACGGAAGCAGCGGAAAACACATACTACCTTTATTCCACTGATGCTGAATGAGATGCCACAGATTGGGGACCTGGTGGGTCTGGATGCTGAGTTTGTCACCCTTAATGAG GAGGAAGCAGAGTTACGCAGTGATGGTACCAAGTCTACCATTAAACCAAGTCAGATGTCAGTAGCCAGGATTACCTGTGTCCGGGGCCAGGGACCTAATGAGGGTATCCCCTTCATTGATGACTACATCTCTACCCAGGAGCAG GTGGTGGATTACTTGACTCAATACTCGGGTATAAAGCCTGGTGACCTCGATGCCAAAATTTCCTCCAAGCACCTAACAACTCTCAAGTCTACCTACTTAAAGCTTCGTTTTCTCATTGACATTGGAGTCAAGTTTGTGGGTCATGGCCTGCAGAAGGACTTCCGGGTCATCAACCTGATG GTGCCCAAGGACCAAGTCCTTGATACTGTCTACCTGTTCCACATGCCCCGAAAACGAATGATTTCCCTGCGATTCCTTGCTTGGTACTTTCTGG ACCTGAAGATTCAAGGGGAAACCCATGACAGTATTGAGGATGCACGCACAGCCCTTCAGCTCTACCGAAAGTATCTGGAGCTAAGCAAAAATGGCACTGAGCCTGAGTCTTTCCACAAGGTGCTCAAGGGTCTTTATGAGAAGGGCCGAAAGATGGACTGGAAGGTGCCTGAGCCTGAGGGCCAAACAAGTCCCAAGA ATGCAGCTGTCTTCTCCTCAGTGCTGGCGCTCTGA